The following are from one region of the Salvia splendens isolate huo1 chromosome 2, SspV2, whole genome shotgun sequence genome:
- the LOC121771774 gene encoding transcription factor MYB114-like, translated as MVKAAYVDKDGLKKGAWSEEEDNKLRSYIVRYGHWNWRLLPKFAGLQRCGKSCRLRWMNYLKPGVKRGEFDEEERDLIAKLHQELGNKWSGIAAKLPGRTDNDVKNYWMTHLQKREKSNKYAAEEEKTSNNRRKTEKSSARSELTSVDPKSSSRKSEKSKVSNSDEMFILESSNSNSSVVLNAFKWDLNLSVEQNGLEI; from the exons ATGGTGAAAGCTGCTTATGTCGACAAAGATGGTTTGAAGAAAGGCGCGTGGAGCGAAGAAGAAGACAACAAGCTTCGATCTTATATCGTTCGATACGGCCATTGGAACTGGCGATTGCTCCCCAAATTTGCTG GGTTGCAAAGATGCGGGAAGAGTTGCAGATTGAGATGGATGAATTACTTGAAACCCGGTGTGAAAAGGGGGGAATTCGATGAAGAAGAACGGGATCTAATCGCCAAACTTCATCAAGAGCTCGGAAACAA gTGGTCCGGGATTGCAGCAAAGCTGCCGGGAAGAACGGACAACGATGTCAAGAACTACTGGATGACGCATCTCCAGAAACGGGAAAAATCGAACAAATATGCGGCCGAGGAGGAAAAAACGAGCAATAATCGGAGAAAAACCGAGAAATCGTCCGCGAGAAGCGAATTGACGTCGGTAGATCCGAAATCTAGCAGCAGAAAATCGGAAAAATCAAAGGTATCTAACTCTGATGAAATGTTTATTCTGGAATCATCCAACTCGAATTCATCAGTAGTTTTGAATGCTTTCAAATGGGATTTGAATTTATCTGTAGAGCAAAATGGCCTTGAAATATGA